One Candidatus Latescibacter sp. genomic window, AGTTCATCAGGGATAATATCATACTGGATAATCTCTCCCTGAATCCCTTCGATCATGTCTATAATAATCTTGCCGCTCAGGTCATCTCTTTCTTTCCTTGAACATCGGTCGCTGATGGTTAAAACTGCGATTTTATACATTTACAATCACCTTGATCTCATCACCAGTTCCAACTTCTCCGCCCTTTATAATCCGAGCGAATATGCCCTCCCGGGGCATAATACAATCGCCGGTCTTACGGTATATAGCACAATAGGTATGGCACTCCTTGCCAATCTGGGAGATCTCAAGCAGCGCCTCCCCGCCGACCTTTAATCTGTCCCCGATTTTCAGGTCTGCCAGCCTGACACCCTCGGTGGTGATATTTTCCGCGAAATCTCCCGCTTTTAAAGCCGCCTGCTTTTTTATCCGTGCACATTCCTGCTGCTTTCGTATACTCTCGATGGAAAGCAGGCTTACCTGCCTCAACCCGCCTGCAGCATGTGCATCGCCGGCCAAACCCATTCCCTCTATCA contains:
- a CDS encoding MOSC domain-containing protein produces the protein MNKGVVFSLNSSKTKGTSKTPIPKALLIEGMGLAGDAHAAGGLRQVSLLSIESIRKQQECARIKKQAALKAGDFAENITTEGVRLADLKIGDRLKVGGEALLEISQIGKECHTYCAIYRKTGDCIMPREGIFARIIKGGEVGTGDEIKVIVNV